The Trichomycterus rosablanca isolate fTriRos1 chromosome 6, fTriRos1.hap1, whole genome shotgun sequence DNA segment AAATCCAGTTCAATGTTATATGTTTGTCACTTTTACAGCCTCCTAACCCTTTTGGTAGGAAACAAATAGATCCCCTGGGTGTAATGTCGATTAAATACTTCATAGTGTGACTATGCCTGTAGCTGGAAAACATTTGGGCACATGCTTTCAGATCTAATGGTCCACAAACTAGTGAGGCATAATTTTCATACAATGGAACATCTCGGGTTTGCATATAAAATTGACACCATTTCAGGAAATGTTCTGTACACTGTCTTTGGAGAGACGTGAAACAGATAGGCTAGGTGTTGTGCAGGCACATTCAACCTGAGGCGCATTAAGGTTAACAAAAGCATTTGAAACTGAGTTAGAATTTTCTTTTGGTTTTTGACATGAGGCACCAAAAATGGAACAATGCTGTAAAGGTTTGGCAGACCAGTATAGTGCTTTAGTATAGTGGAGATGgaccgtggacttcaggaggagccCCCCAACCCTGCCAGCACTCACCATCTTAGACAGAACTGTGATGGCTGTGGAGTCCTACACGTTCCTGGGTACAACGATctccaaggacctgaagtgggacagcaacaGAGGATGTACTTCATGTACCaactgaggaagttcaacctaccccaagagctgatggtgcagttctacacagccatcatagagtctgtcatcaccatcaccacatccatcacagtgtggggcagcTCAACCACCAAACACGACACCAAAAGGCTGCAGAGCATCATCAGGTCTGCAGAGAGGACAATTGGTGTAAAGCTGTCCACACTGCTGGATCTGCATGCCTCCAGGACCAGGAAGCGTGCAGggaaaatcatcactgacccatcTCACCCTGGCCATAACCTGTTTCGGcgccttccatcaggccgacgcttcagccacataAAGACCAGAACaaccaggctacagagaagcttttttTCCACACTCCATTGTGCTCAGGAACAATTGAACACTAAATAACTCATAATCTTTGAGACACTTGTACATCTACAAATGACCTACTTAACTTATATAATGACTCACAAGACTGCATACACTGGTCTTTcacattcatttttcatttcttatttatatatttttctatttttctatagtttttatactgcACAAAACTCCTATATTGCACCTTTAACCCATAATGTGAATTACATGCTAATTGTTTAcaggtacagtagtgttcaaaaaaatagcagtgattttaaaaaagtgaataaagcacaaaatcattataataacttatttccataaatgcaaatgcactgaaaatactacacttttaattctaaataaaaaaattaactaaatgtagccagtttgtgttcatcctttacagaaagttaagaaaaatgaatattaggctgttccaaaaaataatagcagtgccagcatttttctttaaaaactcaaaaaatgtatctataaactgaaaatgtttgaggtttcactttactttaaattactgaactaatatttagtggcataacaattgtttccaagatctgtgttgcatggagtcgaccaatttattcaggtattccagtccaggatgattacactacattccacagttcttctgcaattttgggttttgcctcaaaaaaacgcgtttcagacgtcagcccacaagttctctatgggattgaagtcaggggattgggctggccactctattacctcaatcttgtttgtctgtaaccaagatgttttgggtcattgtcatgttaaaacacccattttaagggcatttcttcttcgacatagggcaacatgatctcctaaagtattctgatatatttaaactgatccatgatccctcgtatgtgataaataggcgtaacaccatggtatgaaaaacatcctcatatagttttgtaccaccatgctttactgtcttcacagtgaactttggcttgaattcagtgctcaaggGGCGtcagacatactgtctacggccactagacccaaaaagaacaattttgctttcaccagtccacaaaatgttgagccatttctctttggaccagtcaatgtgttccttggcaaatgttaacccattcaggacatgtcttcttcttaacaacgggactttgcaggagttcttgctggtaaattggcttcacttaatcatcttctgtactcactgggaacttcagatgttccttgatctttctggaggtgatcactggctgaacctttgccattctggctattctttgatccattcaaacagtagttccacgcttccttctgcgtctttcaggttttggttgtcactttaaggcatttgagatcattttagctgagcagcctatcatttgctgcacttctctgtatgttttttccctctaaaatcaactttttaatcaaagtacgctgttcatcagaacaatgtctggaacaacccattttacccagtatttcagaaggaaatgcgctatgaccaacctgtgcaacatttgccaccttcctaccttaaataagggccaaaattgacacccattcttctgcagaatgaatgacttcaccaattgaactcctcactgctattattttgaacaaccccctttcaatcaatgttttgattactcagaatgagtgggatgcatgtcctaattgtttggtttgttttgttttcaatactctactacactttcaagtaaattttttgctatgtagaaatagcatttctactaaaaactttaatttatcaagttaatggtgttggactgctatttttttgaacaccactgtatgaatgtgtgtttaGAGAgagagtatttgtgtgtgtgtgtatataagactgtccttattgtatttttcgtgcactgctaGCATCTGTATAACCAaagtcaaattccttgtatgtgtgagcatacttggccaataaagtctgattctgatttagTTTATCATCTGTACTGATCTGTACCATCTCTGTACTGATCTAGTTCACGCTGCAGCTCTCGGTTTACTTCCAACAGGCGGTTTATTTCTGCACACCTGAGAGCACACAAGTTACATTCAGTCTGTGTCCTCTCCTCAGTTTCTACCTGGTCACGTTCTCCAGCCTCGTGTGTCTCCGTTTTAATAAGGTGATCATACTCTCCAGCCTTTTGTGTCTCCTCTTTAATAAGGTGATCACATCCTCCAACCTCTTGTGTCTCCTTTTTATTAAGATGATCACATCCTTTAACCTTTTGTGTCTCCTCTTTAATAAGGTGATCACATCCTCCAACCTCTTGTGTCTCCTTTTTATTAAGATGATCACATCCTTTAACCTCTTGTGTCTCCTCCTTAATAAGGTGATCACTTTCTCCAACCACGTTTGTCTCCTCCTTAATAAGGTGATCACTTTCTCCAACCACGTTTGTCTCCTCCTTAATAAGGTGATCACTTTCTCCAACCTCTTGTGTCTCCTTTTTATTAAGATGATCACATCCTTTAACCTCTTGTGTCTCCTCCTTAATAAGGTGATCACTTTCTCCAACCACGTTTGTCTCCTCCTTAATAAGGTGATCACTTTCTCCAACCTCGTGTGTCTCCTCCACCTTAATAAAGTAATCACTTTCTCCAACCTCCTGTGTTTCCTCCACCTTAATAAAGTAATCACTTTCTCCAACCTCCTGTGTCTCCTCCACCTTAATAAAGTAATCACTTTCTCCAACCTCTTGTGTCTCCTCCTTAATAAGGCAAACACTTAGTCCGGCCTCGTGTGTCTCCTCCCTAATAAAGTGATCGCTTTGTCCAGCCTCGTGTGTCTCCTGCATAAAAAGGTGATCACTTTGTCCAGCCTTGTATGTCAACCCCACAACAATGTAATCACCTTCTCCAGCCTTGTGTGTCTCCTCCCTAATAAGGTGATCACCTTCTCTGGCCTCTTGTGTCAGCCCTTCAATAATGTAATCACTTTCTCCAGCGTTGTTGGATCTTGTCTGAACTGGCTTCAGTTCGCTTTTTCTTAACTGCTCTCGATTACTTCGTCTTGCAGAGCGTGAAGTATCTGTTTGTTTAATGTCATCGTGGCCCAGATGTAGCGATGGTGCCCAGTCTGGGTCAGTCTCCAACATCTCGTATGCAGGCTGACCTGAAATGACatgaaaagttgttttttagctAGCTTTATAATATAACATAGGACCTGTCACAGAATAAATGAACCCGTTTTAGCTGCTCTGCCTGGATGTCTTGTTTTTTAGCTATCACAGGACAGtgttagcctagtgggtagagctctgggctatcaactgaaaggttgcaaacaggcccttaaccctgtttgctccaggggcgctatacagcttccaaaaaagctgggacatgcGAAGatagaattttgttgtactgtacatctatatatatatatatatatatatgacaaataaaggcattcatttattcactagCTAGTGTGGCTAACAATGCATGAATATAATGTTAATGGTATGTACTTTAGAGCATggttttcaaaccctgggtggCTTCGCGagcttaaaaaaaaaggttaaataaacaaatttcaacaggcacataaacacgaaatgaacttgtacatcaACTCCCCATTGTGGAGGCTTTaggttacatcttgtaaaccacagtgggaccagattcaTTCACAGATGGGGGCcaccattttcattaattaagcatatttagttttatgttttattttgatgcgttgtttgtgttgcctgggcaagctgtagcctagtggttaaggtactggactagtaatcagaaggtcgatGGTTCAAGtaccaccaccgccaggttgctgttgttgggcccttgagcaaggcccttaatcctcaattgctgtatactgtaactgtaatgtaagtcactttggataaaggtgtctgctaaatggcaaaaatgtagaTGCCTGGGTCATGgcaaaaatcatggacaaagtGTGTGTcgcttgcaaaaaaaaattgaaaaaccCTGCTTGAGAGGACAGAAAACCAGCATATTTAGTAAGGTTACTTTAAAAACAGAAGTCTCTTTCTTACCTTTATGAAAGTGTCGGGAGCAAACATACATGAATGGAGATATCTTTGCGAAAGTGATGTTTTTGCGCCTCACAGCTGAAACCCACGCCATCCGACGCCTTTTCGTTATCTCCTCTACCTGCTGTCCCTGACATTTTTTCCAGGTGGGAAACTTAAAAAATCTTGCCCCGTTGTCTAGTTTTCTCCCTTTTCCATCATGGGACTTATTGCTGCAGCCGTTCACACAACACGAACGAACCATTTtatcaaaaaaataaagcaaataaaaagaaaatgctgCAAGTTCACTACAGAACACTGAATACCTCCAAAATGGTGGTTAACACAGAATCCACTTGTTTTACGTCACGTCATAGACCGATTATAGACGTTTGGGTGTATGACGCCCCGCCCTATGTGAGTGAACGATATCATACAGGATTTTAGAAGGCTCTGTCTTATGGTTGCAGCTCTAAAAAGCgtgtaaaaacacaaaaatgtgaATTAGACAATCCGGACATCGCATACAAACCACTGCTCTGCAACCGTAACGTCTATTGCTTACTTAAAGCGAAAATAACATACTTGAACTGTAGCTCTTCCTTGCTTCATCCTGACCCAGAGTTGCCATGTTCGCTGTCACCCTCCTAATTTGGCTTGTTTGGAAATGCACGATGtacaatgttttgtttattttcaaaatTTGCCATGGTCGCCAAAAGCTTTAATTACAAACAGTACAATATAAACCAATTTAAATGTGTACACGGGTAGTCTAACCTTTTCTAAACCATACATTATGGGCTAGTTTAAGCTCCTGGAGGTCGGGTTTTAGATAGGCTGACTTTGGCTGGATTTTTTGATGGACCTGGCAACCCGATGATACGAAAATCTGCTACGTTTggaccagagcggtagagagaacagagtggcgacactctcCGTTGtcaagggggcgggacattttttctgcgcagcttccgcaTCGTGGGCTGCTCaaaagttccaaacaacccatagagccccattcatttccactacttatcaagcattttcagctgtatgttgctttgtttttttttttttaaataatgaatttgatgtcattaatatacttaatactgttattgtttagcatttgctcagcactaaatgttacatgtttatcttaattaataggtataacccaatttagcttagtcagttaagatAAATTAATGACagtagagtcttttcacctaaaatgagttgattaatcaagagtcttgttacagaaatgatcataaaacattagagccataataaatcattatacttttactttcatacttaagtaaatttgaaggtaaatactttagtactttactcaagtggaggtaaagagtatttttacttttactactacttttactggagtaatattttaccttggatatctctactttaactcagctacatggtttgtgtaccttgtccaccacttacattagacagaatgaacttgtgcatattcataatgaattcattaatgtattacatgtaggaatcaatgattaatcactcatgaaataagacatgacttaatgctatttcatgtacctgcactataatgttaatggtacggtagtgtgtttatgaatctgttcattcagtgcaggtaaaccttatgaatccagccacatggcttagtgtttagccaaaatgattattattatgaatcctcaggaaagtgaagggagattagtttatgtaaaaaacaaaacataaaaaaactttaatctctgtactttatattgtctctactacttaatgatatggcattatgtaatgtatgctaatataatgtactgtgtgttaacaagaacgacctattaacaagtcattataaacatcaatcttccacttaaTATACCAAATTTACAtgaaagcagatgcagtaaatatgaaggcagttgaaaatacccagaaattgtacgaatgtttattatttagcgtttaatatttcattcactgctgcctgtcccatatgagaacatgacagcgccgggtttgtttggaactattggaggggtacatgaaccacgtgaccgcgtggcggcgagatcaaggagtgttgCAACTccctctatctacggctctggtttGGACTAGTCAGAATGATTAATCAGGATATCCACAAATACATTCTGACTGGTCATTCAAGATATCATAAATGACTAGCTGAAATATGCTCAAGATATCTGTCATTTATTTGGAGACATCTTTAAAGGACCTCTAACTAATCGGAAATGCAATTTTGGATTTCCCTAGATTAGTTTTACCTAGTCATTACTTGTATTCATGATATCAACAATTTAATATGCACTAGTCGTGTCTTAGTTTCACATatctaaaaatatattaaataaataacgaGGGAAATCAGTAATTAAtagcatatacaccgattagccataacattatgaccacccagctaacaatttttggttcccagaacgttagtttttggttcccagaacgttctgggaacggatcattttggttgccctttggttccccaggaaagttttctttttCATAAAAATGAAcgggtttttaaaaaaatcgactctaacgcattctgtgctaaataaacattttcagaaccctgtacgttttgtcctgtgtacatttttctcctgtacatcactggatcctctgaattacgaggttgttaaagggtcgtaatactaataatgctacacgaaagataatgctactgcacattaattagacgtcactgaactacaccaatcaaatCAACGAAACCAGCGGCTCGCTTTTGGTAAGTACAACCAAAAACGTAACACCCgaccatccttgctttctactttaatgtagctacctactaaaaatataaagtaacacttgtgaatatcactccactgttacactggtgaatcgcgctgcttcgtgcgcttatttaagaggcttataaaagaaaaaaaaagaaaacaagaggCTTGTTCGAGATGAACTGCGCCTCGCCTTGGTGGTCAGCGAGAGCTGCCGGTTGCAGTTGGGGGGAGGAGGTTAAAAGAAAGCCGTCAAGTCGGACAGTCGCCACCTGCAACCCACGTGAGCTACAGCGGATCTCGCGGCGTTTGCGTTCTGCGTG contains these protein-coding regions:
- the LOC134317015 gene encoding uncharacterized protein LOC134317015; translation: MAWVSAVRRKNITFAKISPFMYVCSRHFHKGQPAYEMLETDPDWAPSLHLGHDDIKQTDTSRSARRSNREQLRKSELKPVQTRSNNAGESDYIIEGLTQEAREGDHLIREETHKAGEGDYIVVGLTYKAGQSDHLFMQETHEAGQSDHFIREETHEAGLSVCLIKEETQEVGESDYFIKVEETQEVGESDYFIKVEETQEVGESDYFIKVEETHEVGESDHLIKEETNVVGESDHLIKEETQEVKGCDHLNKKETQEVGESDHLIKEETNVVGESDHLIKEETNVVGESDHLIKEETQEVKGCDHLNKKETQEVGGCDHLIKEETQKVKGCDHLNKKETQEVGGCDHLIKEETQKAGEYDHLIKTETHEAGERDQVETEERTQTECNLCALRCAEINRLLEVNRELQRELDQYRDGTDQYR